A region of Streptomyces sp. NBC_01750 DNA encodes the following proteins:
- a CDS encoding SRPBCC family protein gives MAEHTSSSITIEAAPADVMGVISDFARYPEWTGEVKEAEVLATDAKGRAEQVRLVLDAGAIKDDHTLAYTWNGENEVSWTLVKSQMLRTIDGSYTLAAVGGGDRTEVTYQLTVDVKIPMLGMIKRKAEKVIIDRALAGLKKRVESGPAA, from the coding sequence ATGGCGGAACACACCAGCTCGAGCATTACGATCGAGGCGGCGCCGGCCGATGTGATGGGCGTGATCTCCGACTTCGCCCGCTACCCGGAGTGGACCGGCGAGGTGAAGGAGGCCGAGGTGCTCGCCACCGACGCCAAGGGCCGCGCCGAGCAGGTCCGGCTGGTCCTCGACGCCGGCGCGATCAAGGACGACCACACCCTCGCGTACACCTGGAACGGCGAGAACGAGGTCAGCTGGACGCTGGTGAAGTCCCAGATGCTGCGCACCATCGACGGCTCGTACACCCTCGCCGCGGTCGGCGGCGGTGACCGCACCGAGGTCACCTACCAGCTGACCGTCGACGTCAAGATCCCCATGCTCGGCATGATCAAGCGCAAGGCCGAGAAGGTCATCATCGACCGCGCCCTGGCCGGTCTGAAGAAGCGCGTCGAGAGCGGGCCCGCCGCCTGA
- a CDS encoding metallophosphoesterase family protein, producing the protein MRVNVVSDVHGNAKDLAMAGDGADALICLGDLVLFLDYADHSRGIFPDLFGVDNAHLIVELRTARRFDEARELGRRLWTELEMDRESAIESAVRRQYAEMFAAFPTPTYATYGNVDIPSLWPEYAHPGTTVLDGERIEIGGRVFGFVGGGLRTEMRTPYEISDEEYAAKIEALGEVDVLCSHIPPEVPELTYDTVARRFERGSHALLDAIRRTRPAYALFGHVHQPLARRMRIGRTECVNVGHFASTGRPWALEW; encoded by the coding sequence ATGCGAGTCAATGTGGTCAGTGACGTGCACGGCAACGCCAAAGATCTCGCCATGGCGGGCGACGGCGCCGATGCCCTCATCTGTCTCGGCGACTTGGTGCTCTTCCTCGACTACGCCGACCACTCGCGCGGCATCTTCCCCGACCTCTTCGGCGTCGACAACGCCCACTTGATCGTGGAACTGCGCACGGCCCGCCGCTTCGACGAGGCCCGTGAGCTGGGGCGCAGACTATGGACCGAGCTCGAGATGGACCGGGAGAGCGCCATCGAGTCGGCCGTACGACGCCAGTACGCCGAGATGTTCGCGGCCTTCCCCACGCCGACGTACGCCACCTACGGCAATGTCGACATACCGTCTCTCTGGCCGGAGTACGCACACCCGGGCACCACCGTCCTGGACGGCGAGCGCATCGAGATCGGCGGCCGCGTCTTCGGCTTCGTCGGTGGCGGACTGCGCACCGAGATGCGCACCCCGTACGAGATCTCCGACGAGGAGTACGCGGCCAAGATCGAGGCACTCGGAGAGGTCGATGTGCTCTGCTCGCACATCCCGCCCGAGGTTCCCGAGCTGACCTACGACACCGTCGCGCGCCGCTTCGAGCGGGGCAGCCACGCCCTGCTGGACGCGATCCGCCGCACCCGGCCCGCGTACGCGCTCTTCGGCCATGTCCACCAGCCGCTCGCCCGCCGGATGCGCATCGGCAGGACGGAGTGCGTCAACGTCGGCCATTTCGCGTCGACCGGGCGACCTTGGGCCCTGGAATGGTGA